From the genome of Eucalyptus grandis isolate ANBG69807.140 chromosome 2, ASM1654582v1, whole genome shotgun sequence, one region includes:
- the LOC104421003 gene encoding LOW QUALITY PROTEIN: isoaspartyl peptidase/L-asparaginase 1 (The sequence of the model RefSeq protein was modified relative to this genomic sequence to represent the inferred CDS: inserted 1 base in 1 codon) has protein sequence MGWAIALHGGAGVPLTLPPEGRLPREACLRHCLQLGVDALKSKKSPLDVVELVVRELENNPHFNAGKGSVLTSSGTVEMEACIMDGNMKCGAVSGLTTVVNAISLARLVMERTPHIYLAFDGAEAFAREHGVETLDASHFITPENIQRLKQAKEANRVQIDYTQPMQKKEEDTATADGDSQTGTVGCVAVDSDGNLAAATSTGGLVNKMVGRIGDTPIIGAGTYANSLCAVSATGKGEAIIRGTVARDVAALMEFKGLSLEEAAACVVKERVPKGNVGLVAVSATGEVTMPFNTTGXFRACATEDGYSEIAIWPLTKD, from the exons ATGGGGTGGGCGATAGCGTTGCACGGCGGAGCAGGGGTCCCGCTGACCCTGCCGCCGGAGGGCCGCCTCCCGAGGGAGGCCTGCCTCCGCCACTGCCTCCAGCTCGGCGTCGACGCTCTCAAGTCCAAGAAGTCTCCCCTGGACGTCGTCGAGCTCGTG GTCCGGGAGTTGGAAAACAACCCTCACTTCAATGCAGGCAAAGGGTCGGTCTTAACCAGCAGTGGCACTGTTGAAATGGAGGCTTGCATCATGGATGGAAACATGAAATGTGGAGCTGTTTCTGGGCTCACCACTGTTGTCAACGCCATATCTTTGGCACGACTGGTCATGGAACGAACTCCTCATATATACCTGGCATTTGATGGGGCAGAAGCATTTGCGAGGGAACAT GGTGTAGAAACTCTTGATGCATCTCATTTTATCACTCCAGAGAACATTCAAAGGCTAAAACAGGCCAAAGAAGCAAACAGAGTGCAG ATTGATTATACGCAACCCatgcaaaagaaagaggaggacaCTGCCACTGCTGATGGTGACAGCCAAACTGGTACTGTGGGATGCGTCGCTGTAGATAGTGATGGGAATTTAGCTGCGGCAACTTCTACTGGAGGGTTAGTCAACAAGATGGTTGGAAGGATAGGAGACACGCCCATTATAGGGGCGGGGACGTATGCCAACAGTTTATGTGCAGTATCTGCTACGGGCAAAGGTGAGGCTATAATACGTGGAACTGTCGCAAGGGATGTGGCCGCCCTTATGGAGTTCAAAGGACTCTCCCTGGAAGAAGCAGCTGCCTGCGTGGTGAAAGAGAGGGTTCCGAAGGGCAATGTTGGCCTCGTCGCAGTTTCTGCGACTGGAGAAGTCACTATGCCCTTTAATACGACCG TGTTCCGAGCATGTGCTACCGAGGATGGGTACTCGGAAATTGCAATATGGCCTTTGACAAAAGATTGA